The proteins below come from a single Mycolicibacterium sp. TY81 genomic window:
- a CDS encoding PaaI family thioesterase, producing MQKLSADEVARMRAVYEPLTQSVRELIDATIRTEVGAAAIAAVQAEIDAATAQLRAQQLEGSFGIRFGAQGSEMPWGNAVIGVRNPIAPPVVLIRAADGSVSADFHLGAAYEGPPGHVHGGVSAMVLDHVLGEGASLPGQPRLTGTLTMRYRRMTRLGDLHAEARIVRTEGIKTYAVGHIADAEGITVEAEGVFITPRWARD from the coding sequence ATGCAGAAGCTGAGCGCCGACGAGGTGGCGCGGATGCGAGCCGTCTACGAACCGCTCACGCAGTCCGTACGCGAGCTCATCGATGCCACCATCCGGACAGAGGTCGGAGCCGCGGCCATCGCCGCCGTGCAGGCCGAGATCGACGCCGCCACCGCCCAGCTCCGCGCGCAGCAGCTCGAGGGTTCGTTCGGCATCAGGTTCGGCGCGCAGGGCAGTGAAATGCCCTGGGGCAATGCGGTGATCGGGGTTCGAAACCCGATCGCGCCGCCCGTCGTCCTCATCCGGGCTGCCGACGGCAGCGTGTCGGCCGACTTCCATCTGGGCGCCGCCTACGAGGGCCCGCCGGGCCACGTTCATGGCGGGGTGTCGGCGATGGTCCTCGACCACGTCCTCGGCGAGGGGGCGAGCCTGCCGGGACAGCCGCGGCTCACCGGCACCCTCACCATGCGCTACCGGCGCATGACGCGGCTCGGCGATCTGCACGCCGAGGCCCGCATCGTGCGGACCGAGGGCATCAAGACCTACGCCGTCGGGCACATCGCCGATGCCGAGGGCATCACGGTGGAGGCCGAGGGCGTGTTCATCACGCCGCGCTGGGCGCGGGACTGA